Genomic DNA from Pseudomonas fitomaticsae:
GCTGCTGCTCAACAAATGCAAACGGGTCATCCTTGGTCCCGACGGGCCCGGTTTCCGGACGCACCGGGCAAGGCTTGACCGCTTCCAGGGAATAGGCGATCTGGTCAACGACATTCATTTTCGATGAGCGCGCCAGAAACTTCTCCTCATCAGAGGATTCAGCATATTCCGGAAAGTAGAAATAAGACATCGCCAACGTCTTGAACTCAATACCGATTTCGCTGTTCGCAGAATATCTCAGGCCCCAATGCGGGCAACTGGGTGACGCATACTCGTGCTTCGCCAATGCCTCTGTTTCCGAATCAGAGGAAAAGAACCGAAACGTATGCTCATTGAAACAGATATTGTTATTGTGAAACGGGTTCGCCAGGTTCGCCGTGGTTGTAAAATAAGGAACAACGATCTTGAGTTGACCAGCAGGCTTCAAAACCCGATAGCACTCCTGCATGACATGAAGAAAACCTTCGATCGTCAAATGCTCAAGAGTATGAGATGAAAAGATGAAATCGACGCTACTGTCTTCAAACGGCAGCTTTTCCTTGTTGAGATCGAGCGTGATATCAGCATCGCTCATCGCAGAAAAATCAATTCCGATTGCTCCAGTGATCTTTTTCCTTCCACAGCCAATATCAAGAACTACCATAAATATAACCCACTAATATTTGATATGACTTTCAGCGATCACACATAAATCATGATGCACGTCGCTTGCCCGACACCCCCGGATGACTGGATACCCTATAGATAACCGCCCCCCCTGACAA
This window encodes:
- a CDS encoding class I SAM-dependent methyltransferase, whose protein sequence is MVVLDIGCGRKKITGAIGIDFSAMSDADITLDLNKEKLPFEDSSVDFIFSSHTLEHLTIEGFLHVMQECYRVLKPAGQLKIVVPYFTTTANLANPFHNNNICFNEHTFRFFSSDSETEALAKHEYASPSCPHWGLRYSANSEIGIEFKTLAMSYFYFPEYAESSDEEKFLARSSKMNVVDQIAYSLEAVKPCPVRPETGPVGTKDDPFAFVEQQLQHIKNQIAYLEAREVDELELDVARRVVTTAIKDGSIFSVDGVLTPVNFLVYELDAVIQDLRRKIDSLG